The Dioscorea cayenensis subsp. rotundata cultivar TDr96_F1 unplaced genomic scaffold, TDr96_F1_v2_PseudoChromosome.rev07_lg8_w22 25.fasta BLBR01000527.1, whole genome shotgun sequence genome includes a region encoding these proteins:
- the LOC120254604 gene encoding uncharacterized protein LOC120254604: protein MDMIDGDSFNATRITILAATFAITLLLRSKRRRICREPSRARAEIREKYLSRLIDGNDTTSINMVRHNQRNRVIAHNFLRSGETVSRYFNHVLYAIGQLRDEYVLPPSTQTPAWNPYPCFCSPAFDVAAFRGRKAYPTQNVLAAIDFNLRFTYVLAGWEGSTHDALVLRDALERPNGLSGKYYLVDAGYSTRPGFISPYRGVRYHLKEFGSRTPTNHKELFNLRHSSASTTIERAFGSLKGRFKVLSSRPFFPFKTQAELVLATCILHNYIISGSEDILIPFEEEWIPQQPQSESNIREQREEAQEWVARREQIACDMRANK, encoded by the exons ATGGACATGATAGACGGGGATAGCTTTAATGCTACCCGCATTACAATTCTTGCTGCAACTTTTGCCATCACATTACTTTTGCGTAGTAAACGTCGTAGAATTTGTAGAGAACCTTCTCGTGCTCGAGCAGAgattagagaaaaatatttatcaagacTAATTGATGGAAATGACACGACTAGTATCAACATGGTCC GACATAATCAACGTAACCGTGTCATTGCACACAACTTCCTCAGATCAGGTGAGACTGTTAGCAGGTATTTCAATCATGTTTTATACGCAATTGGTCAATTGCGTGATGAATATGTGCTTCCACCTAGTACACAAACTCCAGC ATGGAACCCATATCCATGCTTCTGTTCTCCAGCATTTGACGTTGCAGCATTTCGTGGGCGAAAAGCATACCCCACACAAAATGTGCTGGCTGCTATTGACTTTAACTTACGTTTTACGTATGTTCttgctggttgggaaggttcaaCACATGATGCTCTAGTTTTACGTGATGCACTCGAGAGACCAAATGGCCTATCAG gGAAGTATTACTTAGTTGATGCTGGATACTCAACGAGACCGGGTTTTATATCCCCTTATAGGGGTGTTAGATACCATCTCAAAGAGTTTGGCTCACGGACACCAACAAACCATAAAGAACTTTTTAACCTTCGTCACTCATCAGCTAGTACGACTATTgaaagagcttttggttctcttAAGGGACGATTCAAAGTTTTATCATCAAGACCGTTCTTTCCATTTAAAACTCAAGCTGAATTGGTTTTGGCCACATGCATTttgcataattatattataagtgGCAGCGAAGATATTTTAATACCTTTTGAGGAAGAATGGATACCACAACAGCCACAATCAGAAAGTAATATAAGAGAACAAAGGGAAGAGGCCCAAGAGTGGGTGGCACGTAGAGAACAGATTGCATGTGATATGCGGGCAAACAAGTag